The following are encoded together in the Novipirellula aureliae genome:
- a CDS encoding RHS repeat-associated core domain-containing protein, producing the protein MLRERDTTGNGVLDERLYALQDANWNVTALSGTTGTVVERFHYDPYGQSTVLEANFTLDGDGLSDTDWEYRYTSREFDAETGLNYFRARYYHAGLGRFCSRDPIGFEGSEWNLYELVSGEPLTGLDPYGLTQVCGPRVWLYTGSWCAEENVWNAATNAAGRVVSCWWKCEKTVHSRVVEYVGGVATSTGAWTLIERAEVIAKTEEQLRRSLGPKINLNPNTSPLSRCATRNSKNCLGRVLRRHMRYTKNAQIRSACRTGVIGVAITEFAISTYCSFTCSDGRW; encoded by the coding sequence GTGCTGCGTGAACGTGACACAACCGGCAACGGTGTACTCGATGAGCGGCTCTATGCTCTGCAAGACGCGAACTGGAACGTGACGGCGTTGTCGGGCACGACGGGAACGGTCGTCGAGCGATTCCACTATGACCCGTATGGCCAATCCACGGTTCTGGAAGCGAATTTTACGCTCGACGGTGATGGATTATCGGACACGGATTGGGAATACCGGTACACGTCACGAGAGTTCGACGCGGAAACCGGATTGAACTACTTCCGGGCGCGGTACTATCACGCCGGGTTGGGACGGTTCTGCTCCAGAGACCCAATTGGATTCGAGGGTAGCGAGTGGAACCTTTATGAACTTGTTAGCGGGGAGCCGCTGACGGGGCTCGATCCATATGGACTCACCCAAGTGTGCGGGCCAAGAGTTTGGCTCTACACCGGGTCTTGGTGTGCGGAAGAGAACGTGTGGAATGCAGCGACGAACGCGGCTGGAAGGGTTGTCTCGTGTTGGTGGAAGTGCGAAAAAACTGTTCATTCGCGCGTCGTTGAGTATGTGGGCGGCGTCGCAACTTCAACCGGCGCATGGACTTTGATTGAGCGTGCTGAAGTTATCGCGAAAACGGAAGAACAGTTGAGGCGATCGTTGGGGCCTAAAATAAACCTCAACCCCAACACTAGTCCACTTAGCCGGTGTGCGACTAGGAACAGCAAGAATTGCTTGGGCAGAGTATTAAGGCGGCATATGAGATACACGAAAAACGCGCAGATCCGATCTGCGTGTCGAACGGGCGTGATCGGAGTCGCGATTACGGAATTTGCGATTAGTACATATTGCAGTTTTACATGTAGTGATGGTCGCTGGTAA